A DNA window from Actinomycetota bacterium contains the following coding sequences:
- a CDS encoding CoA ester lyase produces MLTKAQYLGADQVFLDLEDSVAPDVKPAARDTVVQALRSGDWGGKVRVVRVNDVSTRWCLDDLIHVVSHTGPGILDCVMIPKVEDAAQVHFVDHVLRQVELDNGWAVGSVGLEIQIENAAGLTNADEILAASDRVETFIFGPGDMAAALGMPSLTVGAIQSDYPGDHWHWVLMRILVAARFAGVQAIDGPYAQIRDVDGFREVATRSRLLGFDGKWVLHPGQIDAANEVYGVSQEVYERAEDILAAYADATGQQKRGAVMFGDEMIDEASRKMAAMNAEKGHAQGLEAREVPDDVPFHERAAWRARSDGEGAASRAEAG; encoded by the coding sequence ATGCTCACCAAGGCCCAGTACCTGGGCGCCGACCAGGTCTTCCTCGACCTGGAGGACTCGGTCGCGCCCGACGTCAAGCCCGCCGCCCGCGACACGGTCGTGCAGGCGCTGCGCAGCGGCGACTGGGGCGGGAAGGTCCGGGTGGTTCGGGTCAACGACGTCTCCACCCGCTGGTGCCTGGACGACCTCATCCACGTGGTATCCCACACCGGCCCCGGGATCCTCGACTGCGTGATGATCCCCAAGGTGGAGGACGCCGCGCAGGTCCACTTCGTCGATCACGTCCTGCGCCAGGTGGAGCTCGACAACGGCTGGGCCGTCGGATCGGTCGGGCTCGAGATCCAGATCGAGAACGCCGCCGGGCTGACCAACGCAGACGAGATCCTCGCCGCTTCCGACCGGGTGGAGACGTTCATCTTCGGGCCGGGCGACATGGCCGCGGCGCTGGGGATGCCCAGCTTGACGGTGGGGGCCATCCAGTCCGACTACCCCGGCGATCACTGGCACTGGGTGCTGATGCGCATCCTGGTCGCCGCCCGCTTCGCCGGCGTCCAAGCGATCGACGGGCCCTACGCCCAGATCCGTGACGTCGACGGGTTCCGGGAGGTGGCCACCCGCAGCCGGCTCCTGGGCTTCGACGGGAAGTGGGTCCTGCACCCGGGTCAGATCGATGCCGCCAACGAGGTGTACGGGGTCTCGCAGGAGGTCTACGAGCGGGCGGAGGACATCCTCGCCGCCTACGCGGACGCCACCGGCCAACAGAAGCGGGGCGCGGTCATGTTCGGCGACGAGATGATCGACGAGGCATCGCGGAAGATGGCGGCGATGAACGCCGAGAAGGGACACGCCCAGGGACTCGAGGCCCGCGAGGTCCCCGACGACGTGCCGTTCCACGAGCGGGCTGCGTGGCGGGCCCGGAGCGACGGGGAGGGTGCGGCGAGCCGGGCGGAGGCAGGCTGA
- a CDS encoding MaoC family dehydratase: MGAEGEFGRFFEDFEVGAVYKHWPGKTITEAEDILFCAMTQNQHPLHSDRNYAEHGTQFGRNVVVGNFVYSVVLGQSVRDVSGRAIANLEVENLKHANPTFHGDTIYSETEVLDKRESRSKDDRGIVRVRTIGYKQDGTVVCEFVRAVMVPRRGHGYEGHPGRPEPHRDQ; encoded by the coding sequence ATGGGCGCGGAAGGCGAGTTCGGCCGGTTCTTCGAGGACTTCGAGGTGGGTGCGGTCTACAAGCACTGGCCGGGGAAGACCATCACCGAGGCGGAGGACATCCTGTTCTGCGCCATGACCCAGAACCAGCACCCGCTGCACTCCGACCGCAACTACGCCGAGCACGGCACCCAGTTCGGCCGGAACGTGGTGGTCGGCAACTTCGTGTACTCGGTGGTGCTCGGCCAGAGCGTCCGCGACGTCTCCGGACGGGCGATCGCCAACCTGGAGGTGGAGAACCTGAAGCACGCCAACCCCACCTTCCACGGTGACACGATCTACAGCGAGACGGAGGTCCTCGACAAGCGCGAGTCACGCTCCAAGGACGACCGCGGCATCGTGCGGGTCCGCACCATCGGGTACAAACAGGACGGCACGGTGGTCTGCGAGTTCGTCCGAGCGGTCATGGTCCCCAGGCGCGGCCACGGCTACGAAGGCCACCCGGGAAGACCGGAACCACACCGCGACCAGTAA
- a CDS encoding CBS domain-containing protein, with protein sequence MLADIMTKDVLTTTADVSVADAARLMTERNAGSVCVVDRAGTLEGIITERDVLRAAATGTDLSKVAIRDWMTGDVITVGPDEIPSEIAQVMQERGFRHLPVVDRDALVGIVSMRDLWHFTFLPQEPDDMTLRH encoded by the coding sequence ATGCTTGCCGACATCATGACCAAGGACGTGCTGACCACCACCGCCGACGTCAGCGTGGCGGATGCAGCGCGCCTGATGACCGAGCGCAACGCCGGCTCTGTCTGCGTCGTGGACCGTGCCGGCACCCTGGAGGGCATCATCACCGAGAGGGACGTGCTCCGGGCGGCCGCGACCGGCACCGACCTGAGCAAGGTCGCGATCCGCGACTGGATGACCGGGGACGTGATCACGGTGGGTCCCGACGAGATCCCGTCGGAGATCGCGCAGGTCATGCAGGAACGCGGGTTCCGTCACCTGCCGGTCGTCGACCGGGACGCCTTGGTGGGCATCGTGTCGATGCGTGACCTGTGGCACTTCACGTTCCTCCCGCAGGAGCCGGACGACATGACCCTGCGGCACTGA